TCTTAAGCTTAGGTCGTACAAAATATTCCACTTTAAGTTAAAGCGGGGCGAAAAAAACGGGCCGTATAGTACATGATAATCTGCCCGCACTCCGGCTACAATGTTTAGTTTATTTTCGTAGTCGTAAGTGGCCTCGGCAAATGCTCCGGGCACAATTTCTAATCTTTTCAAAGAAAAGGAATCGAGGGTTTCGTTTACATTATCTACTAAAAGCGAGCCGCCTATTTTAATGTAACTGCGTTTTAAAAATTCGTATTGGTAAATCAAATTCAGGTAGCCAAAATGCTCTAATGCATTGTATTGTTTAGCACCAATATTGCCATACTGCCTATGGAAGAAGTATTTGTATTGAATGCCTAAACTGCTGAGGTCGTTTAGTATAAATCCTGTTTTGGCAAATGCTTCTACTCGCTGAGTTTGTAAGCGTAATTTCCATTGGTCGTGTAGCAAGTGGTTATTTTCATCTTTGCTGCTGTGGGTTAATTGGCCGCTTTGGCGGTCTTCGAAAGTTGCTGAAACCGCGCCTATAAAATTGAATTTTTTGCCGCTGTGGTAAGTAAACCGCTGCATGATATTTCCTTGTTTAATGAGTGGATTATCTACAAACTCATCGCGGTTAAAATCCATAGGCACTAAGTTTACTAAGCCGTGCGCAAAACTCATGAAACTCCATTTTTCATTTTTAGAAACCTGTGCGCCCAGTAGGTTTACTTCGGTACGTGCATCTTGGTTTATGTATAAGTTGGCATATAGCCGCTCCGAATTTTGAGGCTTTTTAAACTCTAAGTTTATTTGCCCCGCAATACTTCCATAACCGTTTACTACACTGCCGGCTCCTTTGTTTATTTGAATAGAACTCATCCACGGGCCAGGTACAAAACTTAAGCCTAAAGTCTGTTGCAGGCCTCTTATGCCGGGAATGTTTTCGTTGGTAAACTGAACATATTTTCCATCTAATCCTAAAAGCCGGATGTGCCGTGCTCCACTTACTGCATCGGAATAGTTTGCATCTACGGTTGCCGTATTTTCAAAACTTTCACTTAAGTTGCAGCAAGCATCTTTCTGCAAATCTCTTTCGGTAATAATTTCAACCTTACGTGTGGTGGTGCTAAACGAACTTTGGTTGGTGCGTATTTCTACTTCTTTAAGTTCATACTGTTTTACAGTGTCTTCTTGTGCATTTGCCACAATTGCAAGTAGCAATAGAAATGGTAGAATTAGGTTCCGCATCGCAACAGGTGTTTTATATTTTAAAAGTGGCTGCCACATTTTTTCTAAATTGAAGTTGGTATGAATTACGATGGCAAAAGTGTCCCATAATGTTTAAAATCGGGTTACAGTTTTTTGGAAAAGTGTTGTAAGATTTACCAAGCAAAATTAACTGCTTGCATTGGCTTCTTTTACTGTTTTGGAGTAAGCGGTAGTAAAGTTTTAGCTATTTAATTGCAACAAATTGTTCCATTCGGCTAAATTGCAAGCCCAATGGAAAAGTATCTTCAGCGAGGCGTAAGTGCAGGAAAAGAAGAAGTGCACAGTGCAGTTTCAAACTTGTATCACGGATTGTACCCTAAAGCATTTTGCAAGGTTTTTCCCGATATACTTGGAGGCAACGATAGCTATGTAAATGCTATGAGCAGCGATGGCAGCGGCACTAAATCGGTATTGGCGTATTTATACCGGAAAGAAACAGGCGATGCCTCTGTTTGGCAAGGAATAGCACAAGATGCATTGGTAATGAATTTAGACGATTTGGTTTGCATTGGCGCTACCGATAGCTTTTTGTTTACCTCTATCGTAAATAGAAATAAGCACTTAATTACAGGAGAAGATATTGCGCAAATTATTCAAGGTTCAAACGAATTTTGTAAGCGCATGGCAGCTTTGGGTATCCACATTCATTTTATGGGTGGCGAAACTGCCGATTTAGGCGATGTGGTACGCACCGTTACCGTAGATGCTTCTATGACTACGCGCTTACCTAAAAGTGAATTGATTTTAACCGATAATATCCGACCGGGTTTAGTGGTGGTGGGTTTGGCTTCTTACGGGCAAGCCAGCTACGAAACTAAGTATAACAGCGGGATTAGCAGTAATGGTTTAACCAGCGCTCGCCACGATGTGTTGAGTAAGTTCTATGCCGAAAATTTTCCCGAAACCTTTGAGCCGAGTTTGCAAAAAGATATTGTGTATTGCGGTACTAAAAGGCTCACAGATGCGCTACCGGGAACACCACTTTCTATTGGTGAAGCATTGCTCTCGCCCACTCGAACATTTGCTCCGGTGGTGAAGGAATTAAAAGCATTGCTGCCCGGAAAAATTGCCGCGCTTATTAATTGTACCGGAGGTGCACAAACCAAAGTGTTGCATTATTTGCCGCAAGGTTTAACTGTTGTAAAAGATAATTTACTGCCCGTGCCGCCTCTTTTTAACCTTATTCAGGAAGAAAGCAAAACCGAGTGGAAGGAAATGTACAAAGTACTCAACTGCGGAACCAGAATGGAAGTGTATGTAGAAGAAGGCGATGCGCAAACGGTAATAGATGCCGCAGCAAAATTCAATATTGCCGCACAAAAAATAGGCTATGTAGCAGCCGGCTCACAACCTAAAGTGGTAGTGCAAAGCGAGCATGGCACTTTTGAGTATATATAAACTGAGTTTACCGTAGTTTTGTAGATGCCAGTTCTTTAGAATGGCGCGTTGTCATCATTATTGTTGAAATCGCCTGGTTTGTGCTGGCGTTTAAACTCAAAATCATCTTCTTCGCCCTTGTTTATTTTTGATTGAGCAATTACAAAATTCTGCTTTTGTTTCTCTTTACTAATAGCTCCATATTCATCTATGGCACTAAAAGTGTTCAGGTTTTCAAATTTTGCAAAGGTGCTTATAAAGCGTGTGCGCACATCTACCACAGGCCCATTTCTGTGTTTAGATATTAGCACTTCGGCAATGCCATCGGTAGGAGTACCATCGTCAAAATTTGGAATTTTGTAGTACTCGGGGCGGTATAAGAAAATTACAATATCGGCATCTTGCTCTATGGCTCCCGACTCGCGCAAGTCGCTCAATACCGGCTTGGGAGGGCCGCCACGTTTTTCCGGTGCGCGCGATAGCTGCGATAGTGCAATTACGGGTACGTCTAATTCTTTTGCCATGCCTTTTAGCGAGCGCGATATCTGGCTTATTTCCTGCTCGCGGTTGCCGCCTCCTTTTCCTTCGTTGGTGCCGCTCATAAGTTGCAGGTAATCTATAATTATCATTTCCACACCATGTTGTTGTTTTAACCTACGGCATTTGCTGCGCAGTTCAAACACGTTAATGGCAGGTGTGTCGTCAATAAAAATAGGTGCATTGCGCAACGAATCTATTTTAGAAGTAAGAATTTGGTATTCGTATTCTTCTAAACTCCCTCTGCGTATTTTATCTGCAGCAATATGTGTTTCCATAGAAATTAAACGCTGTACTAATTGCACATTGCTCATCTCTAAAGAAAAAATGGCTACGGGTTTTTTGTGATCTACTGCTGCATTGCGGGCAAGTGCCAGTGTAAAGGCAGTTTTTCCCATGGCAGGACGTGCTGCCACAATAATAAAATCGCTCTTTTGCCAACCTCCGGTAGCTTTATCTAAATCTATAAAGCCCGATGGTACGCCATTCAAATGGTCTTGGCTGTTATTCATGCGTATATCTAGCTCCTTCAGTTCGTGCAGTAAAATATCTGCAATGTTTTCGGAGCTGCGTTTTAAATTGCTTTCTGCAATAGAAAATAGGTTTTTCTCTGCTTTATCCAGCAATTCAAAAACATCGGAGGTGTCGGAGTAGGCATCTTTTATTACCTCGGTAGAGGTAGAAATAAGTTGCCTTTGAATAAGTTTTTCGGCAATAATGTGTGCATGGTGTTTTACGTTGGCAGCAGAGGCTACTTTATTGGTAAGTTGTGCTACATAAAATGCTCCGCCAACCATATCTATATCGCCTTGTTTTTTTAATTGCTCTGTAACAGTAAGCAAATCTATGGGCGATTGCTTTTGGTCTAAAGTTCTTATGGCGCGCCAAATACGTTGGTGTTTATCTACATAAAAGCTTTCTTCTTTTAGTAGGTCGCTTACTTCGTTTATGGCATCTTTTTCAATCATTACAGCACCTAAAACGGCTTCTTCCAAATCCACTGCTTGTGGCGGAAGTTTGCCGAAGTCCATTACGTTTTGAGCATCGCCCGATAGCGATTTTGTTCTGCGTAATGAATCGCGGGTGGCTTTTAATATATCTTGTGGTTCGCTCATGTAATATAGTTCAGTTTTTAGAAAGGGCTGCGAATGTGCATTACCGTAATGAAGTTAAGAAATAAATGTGTTAAGAAATTTGCGCACGGAGTTTTAACACCTAATCCACAACGCAATGGAGCAGTTTGTTGTGGAACGTTGATGTATAAAGGCTTTGGGGTGTGGAAACTTGTTAAAGAATGGTTGTTTGTATAAAATTGATGCGTATTTGCGCAAATAATGAAGGATTGCCGTGAGTAATTTTTTTAAAAAGTTGTAACCTTGCACGCTATCAAACATTTTTTGTAAAATAGAATTTCATTAGAACGTAAAACAATATTGCAAGAATGGAAGTTAAAACAATGGCAGAGTATGCTGCAGCTGGCGAAATGCCCGAGGTGCTTTTTTGGGTGGGATGTGCAGGCGCTTTCGACCAAAGAGCACAAAAAGTAACCCGCGCTTTTGTGAAAATTTTAGATCACCTTAAAGTGAAATTTGCAGTTTTAGGTTCCGAGGAAAGTTGCACCGGAGATCCTGCAAAGCGTGCCGGTAATGAATTTGTTTTTCAAATGTTGGCACTGCAAAATATTGAAGTGCTAAACGGTTATGGAGTTAAAAATATTGTAACTACTTGTCCTCACTGTTTCAATATCTTAAAGAATGAATATCCTTCGTTGGGAGGAACTTTTAATGTAATACACCACAGCACTTATTTGCAGCAACTCATCAACGATGGTAAGATAAAACTTACCGATGCCAATGAGTTTCGAGGCAAAAAAATTACGTATCACGATAGCTGCTACTTAGGTCGCGCCAACGATATTTACGAAGCCCCGCGGGCAGTTTTAGAAGCATTGGATGCCGATTTGGTAGAAATGAAATCGTGTAAAAGTAAAGGTCTTTGCTGTGGAGCGGGCGGTGCTCAAATGTTTAAAGAAGAAGAACATGGCACCAAGCGTATAAACATGGAGCGCACCGAGCAGGCACTAGATACTAATGCCGAAATTGTGGCTGCCGCATGTCCGTTTTGTAATACCATGATGACCGATGGCGTAAAAGCTAAAGACAAACAGGCTCAGGTGAAAGTACTTGATATTGCCGAACTGTTGGCCGCAGGGCAAGGCTTGTTGTAATGGCAAATACCTATGGCAAATGGAAGGGTTGCAATGCGTACACAGCCAATAGAAACAGTTGCTGTTTTGTTTTGATTACACTATTGTTCGGCATTGCCACTACAGTTGAATAACTATGCAGAAAATACTTGCTTTTTTTCGTTTAATACGTTGGTTTAACTTGCTAATTGCAGGAGCTTCGCTTTTACTTTTTCATTTTTTTATTGTAGTTCCATCGTTGGGTGCGCTCACGCCAACCTTGCATTGGTGGCAGGCTGTTTTGTTGGCAGTAAGCGTTATGTGCATTATGGCAGCAGGCAATGCCATCAACGATTTTTTTGATTATGCACAAGACAAAAAATTCAAGCCTCAAAAGCAGGTGCTTGGAAGAGAAATTTCATTAGATGAAGTGCCGTACATTATAGGAACACTTAATGTTGTAGGTATTGGTTTGGCTGCTTGGCTGGCGTATTCAGTTGGCAACTTAAAATTGGTGAATGTATTTCTGCTGAGTGCATTATTGCTTTGGCAGTATTCTTCTACCTTAAAGAAGTATGCTCTTATTGGCAACGCCATTGTTGCCGGACTTTGCGCCATAGTATTTGTATTGCCCGTTTTGTTTGAAACACAGCTTACGGGAAGTTTTATGTTGCCTGCTTCTAAGTATTATATTCTAACGCAAATGCAGGGTTATGCGGTATTTGCATTTGTGGTTACGCTGGCTCGGGAAATTGTAAAAGATATAGAAGATGTCGAAGCAGATAAGGCCTATAACTTTACCACATTGCCGGTTTGGTTGGGCGTGCGCGTAAGTGCAGTAGTGGCAGGCTTGCTCGAAGTGCTGCTAATGGCTGCAGTAGCTTTTGTAATGTATGTGTATTGGAACAATGGCTTAAAAAACCATTTTTGGTATGCTGTATTGTTTATACAATTTCCAATTTTGGTAAACGTGATTCCTTTATTTGTGGCATATAACAAAACCGATTTCAGGGTGCAGAGTGTTATGCTGAAACTCACAATGGTATTTGGTTTGGTGAGTATCCCTCTTTTCTATTGGTTCAACAAATAAACCATGCGCAGTATCATTTTAGCTTCTAATTCGCCCCGCAGAAAAGAGTTGCTTTCTATGGCCAATATTTTGTTTGAAGTACGCTCTAAAAACATACCAGAAACCCACCCGGAAGGCGTGCCACTACAAGAAATTCCACTCCATTTAGCAAAGCAAAAGGCCATGGCATTGCAGCCGGATATTACAAACGAAATAGTAATTGGTGCCGATACGGTGGTTCTTTTAGGTAATCGAATTTTCGAAAAACCCAATACTCCGCAAGAAGCAGTAGAAATGCTGCAAATGCTGAGCGGACACACACACGAGGTGGTTACAGGCGTTTTTATTTTTTCAAACGAAAAGCAAGTTGGTTTTTCTGAAACTACAAGAGTTACTTTCAATCAACTATCTAAAGAGGAAATAGAATTTTACGTGGCAAAATACAGCCCATTCGATAAAGCCGGCAGCTATGCCTGCCAAGAATGGATTGGTGCAGTTGGCATACGCAGTTTTGAAGGCGATTATTTTAATGTGGTGGGCTTGCCAATAAACAAAGTATATAAAGTATTGAAAGAAGATTTTGGATATAAAATAATTTCCTGATGGCAACTATTATTCGCAACGCAACTTTAGTAAACGAGGGTAAGATTTTTAATGCCGATGTATTGATAAAAGGCGAAAGACTTGAACGAATAGACAGTGGTTTTGATGTAAAATTTCAAGCAGCAGAGGTAAATGCCGAGGGTAAATATTTAATGCCGGGTTTAATAGACGACCAAGTACATTTTCGAGAGCCGGGTTTAACGCATAAAGCTACTATTGGCTCCGAAGCACGGGCTGCCGTAGCAGGTGGGGTAACCTCGTTTATGGAAATGCCCAATGTGCAGCCGCCAACACTCACGCAGGCGTTGCTGGAGGAAAAGTATCACATAGCATCGCAAACAGCGCTTGCCAATTACTCTTTTTACATGGGTGTGAGCAATAACAACTTCGAAGAGGTAATGAAAACACCTTTAGAAAATGTGTGCGGAGTGAAAATTTTCATGGGCAGCAGCACCGGAAATATGCTGGTAGATGATGCGCAAATTCTAGAAAAAATATATGCATCTACACCACATTTAATTGCTGTTCATTGCGAGTTAGAACCATTGGTAAAAGAGCGCAAAGCCGCTTTTGAGGCTGAGTATGGCGATAAGTTGAATGCTTCTTTTCATCCGGTAATTAGGAGCGAAGAAGTATGTTTTCGTTCTTCTTCTTTTGCCGTGGCATTGGCAAAAAAGCACAACACGCGCTTACATATTTTACATATTACCACTGCCGAAGAGCTCGAACTTTTTTCTAACGAAATTCCATTGGCACAAAAGAAAATTACTGCTGAAGTTTGTGTGCATCACCTGCTTTTTACAGCCGATGATTATGAGCGTTTAGGAAATAAAATAAAATGCAATCCTGCCATTAAAGATAAGAGGCACAGTCCGGAATTGCTGAAAGCATTGTTAGATGGAAGAATAGATGTATTTGCCACAGATCATGCACCACACACAACAGAGGAAAAAAATCAACACTACAATGCGGCACCTGCAGGTGTGCCATTGGTTCAGCATTCACTAAATGTAATGTTGCAGTTTTATCACGAAGGGAAAATTTCGCTGCCGCAAATTGTAGAAAAAGGAAGCCATGCAGTAGCCACTTGCTTTAAAGTGAAAGAACGCGGCTACTTGCGCGAAGGTTATTTTGCCGATGTGGTATTGCTAGATGTAAACAAAGAATGGCAGGTGAAAAAGGATAACATTTATTACAAATGCGCTTGGAGTCCGTTTGAAGGCAAAACATTTAGAGGAGCAGTAGAGCAAACTTTTGTAAATGGGAATAGCGTGTTTAATAACGGCAATTTCAATGAAGCCGTAAAAGGGAAAAGATTGTTGTTCAATAAATAAAAAAGGATGAAGATATTAGTTACCGGAGGCTGCGGATATATTGGTTCGCACACCATAGTAGATTTGGTGCAGCACGGTTTTGATGTAGTAAGCATTGATGCTTGTTTCAATTCGTTGGAAAGCACCATAAGCAGGGTTGCTGCAGTTGTAGGAAAACCAGTTAAAAACTATTTGGTGGACTTGTGCCATTACGAGGCAGTAAAGCAAATTTTTGAAGCCGAGCTGTTTGATGGGATTATTCA
This genomic stretch from Chitinophagales bacterium harbors:
- the maf gene encoding septum formation protein Maf, with the translated sequence MRSIILASNSPRRKELLSMANILFEVRSKNIPETHPEGVPLQEIPLHLAKQKAMALQPDITNEIVIGADTVVLLGNRIFEKPNTPQEAVEMLQMLSGHTHEVVTGVFIFSNEKQVGFSETTRVTFNQLSKEEIEFYVAKYSPFDKAGSYACQEWIGAVGIRSFEGDYFNVVGLPINKVYKVLKEDFGYKIIS
- a CDS encoding geranylgeranylglycerol-phosphate geranylgeranyltransferase, with the translated sequence MQKILAFFRLIRWFNLLIAGASLLLFHFFIVVPSLGALTPTLHWWQAVLLAVSVMCIMAAGNAINDFFDYAQDKKFKPQKQVLGREISLDEVPYIIGTLNVVGIGLAAWLAYSVGNLKLVNVFLLSALLLWQYSSTLKKYALIGNAIVAGLCAIVFVLPVLFETQLTGSFMLPASKYYILTQMQGYAVFAFVVTLAREIVKDIEDVEADKAYNFTTLPVWLGVRVSAVVAGLLEVLLMAAVAFVMYVYWNNGLKNHFWYAVLFIQFPILVNVIPLFVAYNKTDFRVQSVMLKLTMVFGLVSIPLFYWFNK
- a CDS encoding (Fe-S)-binding protein is translated as MEVKTMAEYAAAGEMPEVLFWVGCAGAFDQRAQKVTRAFVKILDHLKVKFAVLGSEESCTGDPAKRAGNEFVFQMLALQNIEVLNGYGVKNIVTTCPHCFNILKNEYPSLGGTFNVIHHSTYLQQLINDGKIKLTDANEFRGKKITYHDSCYLGRANDIYEAPRAVLEALDADLVEMKSCKSKGLCCGAGGAQMFKEEEHGTKRINMERTEQALDTNAEIVAAACPFCNTMMTDGVKAKDKQAQVKVLDIAELLAAGQGLL
- the dnaB gene encoding replicative DNA helicase translates to MSEPQDILKATRDSLRRTKSLSGDAQNVMDFGKLPPQAVDLEEAVLGAVMIEKDAINEVSDLLKEESFYVDKHQRIWRAIRTLDQKQSPIDLLTVTEQLKKQGDIDMVGGAFYVAQLTNKVASAANVKHHAHIIAEKLIQRQLISTSTEVIKDAYSDTSDVFELLDKAEKNLFSIAESNLKRSSENIADILLHELKELDIRMNNSQDHLNGVPSGFIDLDKATGGWQKSDFIIVAARPAMGKTAFTLALARNAAVDHKKPVAIFSLEMSNVQLVQRLISMETHIAADKIRRGSLEEYEYQILTSKIDSLRNAPIFIDDTPAINVFELRSKCRRLKQQHGVEMIIIDYLQLMSGTNEGKGGGNREQEISQISRSLKGMAKELDVPVIALSQLSRAPEKRGGPPKPVLSDLRESGAIEQDADIVIFLYRPEYYKIPNFDDGTPTDGIAEVLISKHRNGPVVDVRTRFISTFAKFENLNTFSAIDEYGAISKEKQKQNFVIAQSKINKGEEDDFEFKRQHKPGDFNNNDDNAPF
- a CDS encoding TonB-dependent receptor, which codes for MRNLILPFLLLLAIVANAQEDTVKQYELKEVEIRTNQSSFSTTTRKVEIITERDLQKDACCNLSESFENTATVDANYSDAVSGARHIRLLGLDGKYVQFTNENIPGIRGLQQTLGLSFVPGPWMSSIQINKGAGSVVNGYGSIAGQINLEFKKPQNSERLYANLYINQDARTEVNLLGAQVSKNEKWSFMSFAHGLVNLVPMDFNRDEFVDNPLIKQGNIMQRFTYHSGKKFNFIGAVSATFEDRQSGQLTHSSKDENNHLLHDQWKLRLQTQRVEAFAKTGFILNDLSSLGIQYKYFFHRQYGNIGAKQYNALEHFGYLNLIYQYEFLKRSYIKIGGSLLVDNVNETLDSFSLKRLEIVPGAFAEATYDYENKLNIVAGVRADYHVLYGPFFSPRFNLKWNILYDLSLRVSAGKAYHVPTIFAENFGYLANNRVISLPTKIKPEEAWSFGGSLSYRYYLDFREGNISADFFHTRFTNQLITDLENVRELNFYNLNGKSYSNSFQVEANYEILPRFDAKVAYRFEDVRATYTSGFKWVPLRPKHKAIVSLEYTLKNKRWRFNTHLTWYGLSRVPSTTGNEPQFQIPESSKHYFLWNAQITYIHKKLFEVYVGAENMLNQTQKNPVIGLDRYHATSQFDASLVWGPIRGAMAFAGFRLTIK
- a CDS encoding dihydroorotase — protein: MMATIIRNATLVNEGKIFNADVLIKGERLERIDSGFDVKFQAAEVNAEGKYLMPGLIDDQVHFREPGLTHKATIGSEARAAVAGGVTSFMEMPNVQPPTLTQALLEEKYHIASQTALANYSFYMGVSNNNFEEVMKTPLENVCGVKIFMGSSTGNMLVDDAQILEKIYASTPHLIAVHCELEPLVKERKAAFEAEYGDKLNASFHPVIRSEEVCFRSSSFAVALAKKHNTRLHILHITTAEELELFSNEIPLAQKKITAEVCVHHLLFTADDYERLGNKIKCNPAIKDKRHSPELLKALLDGRIDVFATDHAPHTTEEKNQHYNAAPAGVPLVQHSLNVMLQFYHEGKISLPQIVEKGSHAVATCFKVKERGYLREGYFADVVLLDVNKEWQVKKDNIYYKCAWSPFEGKTFRGAVEQTFVNGNSVFNNGNFNEAVKGKRLLFNK
- a CDS encoding phosphoribosylformylglycinamidine cyclo-ligase, coding for MEKYLQRGVSAGKEEVHSAVSNLYHGLYPKAFCKVFPDILGGNDSYVNAMSSDGSGTKSVLAYLYRKETGDASVWQGIAQDALVMNLDDLVCIGATDSFLFTSIVNRNKHLITGEDIAQIIQGSNEFCKRMAALGIHIHFMGGETADLGDVVRTVTVDASMTTRLPKSELILTDNIRPGLVVVGLASYGQASYETKYNSGISSNGLTSARHDVLSKFYAENFPETFEPSLQKDIVYCGTKRLTDALPGTPLSIGEALLSPTRTFAPVVKELKALLPGKIAALINCTGGAQTKVLHYLPQGLTVVKDNLLPVPPLFNLIQEESKTEWKEMYKVLNCGTRMEVYVEEGDAQTVIDAAAKFNIAAQKIGYVAAGSQPKVVVQSEHGTFEYI